Genomic DNA from Lycorma delicatula isolate Av1 chromosome 5, ASM4794821v1, whole genome shotgun sequence:
gtaATGTAAATGAGAACAGGAcatgtatatcaaatatataaagggaaagtatatcaaatataatttggtattacttaaaaaatactgatttaatatactaatataatatttggtaatgaaaatgcaattttttctaaaatttccttaCTAAATTTGTATTTCCTGGCTTTTCTTGCCTGAGAAATCCTGATTTCAGAAATCAGGATGTccgtagaaaattaatattcaattatgagttaagaaatagaaaaataagatgGTTGTGGAAAGAAATGGactggaaaaaagaaagaaaacgagtcaaaacataaaaaaaaaaaatgctgatacaaattatctttaacaCTTTCCGTAAACGCGAAAATAAAGCAAGATTACAATAATGgaatataaaagaataagtatAGGCACTGTATAAACACACACTTTAATAACTATTTGaccattaaacatagaaaaattacattttaaaaaatgatacaacCTCATAACTatctattttttgatatgagGCTGCCGTACCCACGGTTGAcacactaaaatttttaaatgaaaaggataaGATTATGcatcatttttaaaacacattgttcaaaaaactgtttaaaacacaaaaagatagtgataaatcatattttatttatttaatgtgttaaaagATTCAAAACCACGATTCAAACTTAAAAACCTGAATGTAGACACATATCTACCATTCCCACCATGTAGGTTGGACAAAGTGGGGagctttaatttggttttattcatCATAACtagtacaaaataaacaataaattttcatctgatcacactaaaataaatcacaattagtttttacaaaaagaatggtgtacgttttaaataaaaatcaacctgttTTCTGTGGAACactgtttattaaatttcatacattgtacatatgttaaaaatttatttttaattttactatatatatatatatatattaaattttttaaattatcttttccagTTATCCAGATCTGGCCTTGCAAAGGTTCATCTAGACAATTGGTGTCCAATGTATGCAAAATCTAACACctttaccacttcattttcaacttttacagtttttgatttaaccgagttggtctcttcaattgctaaaggatcttttggaATATCACCATTAATCGTATCAAccggttcctctttcagttgtactaaatctacttgctgcaacacagaacaaaaaaatgaatgctacaaagtaaatgtttattattttttgtataatttataaaataaaaataatctatacctCTAATTCACTCCCCCATCCCCCACCCACACGCACATTAACTATATAGCcacagtcaaattattattattatttggtgacTTTAATGGGCCAGGCTTTGTATGAGAAAACCTAGAAAATGTTTGTTAGGCCAAATTTAATCATCCAAATTCAAACGTTAAAAATGCACTCACCTTACAGATTTTTTCTAcatattgtaatcttttacaatcaaataattttttcaactgttgCAGTAATTCTACCGATTCGGTTTTTATAATCTTACaaacattagtgttaatattatttttatggtgaaatttctgtgacaaatataatttacctttagAAGTAATGCTACCtaagattttaaattctaatcttatatctaatgaatacataccagattataaaaatataaattttgtaagattcaACATTTAATGAATGATAGTTTGAccctaaatatctatttattttttatgtcatataAGCTTTgttgaatatggaaatggaattttatagcgtatgaaacaTGTCGTGCCTCACCGGAATTTTATATTGATCATGATATAGAAATCTTTGCTGAAGAGTATCTTTGCAGCTATGTATTACAGTGGTCACTATGAAAGATGGTGCTTGTGTTTAAACTATTgcatcttagttaaaaaaaaaatatcacacaataaaaatgaaggtatcaGAAACTCCAATTATTTTTGCACTAACTGGATTCAGCCGATTTTAGTTACAgtcatttgtttgaaaaaattggtttttgttataaaaaaaaaaaaaaaactgaagatggtCAACATTTCTTGATGGGAAAaccaaatattgcattaaaaagaattgaattttaaatatatttcgcAAATTAAAAGTGTCATGTGATGatcaacatatattttacatagataAGACATgggttaatgaaaatcattttcataaatgCATATGGcaagattcaaagaaaaatgaCACACTAAAACTAAAATGCTCATCAGAAAGGCAGTCGTTTAATAGCATGTCATGCAGGTTCAgctaaaacaacataaaaaggtTTACAGCAGTAAATTGAAAGCCTGTTCTTCAGAGTATCATTCAGAAATGAATAGggacagttttaaaaattggtttacaaatgaatttttgaattatttacaagAAGGAAGTGTAATAAGAATGGAAACGCAACTTATCACCCGTTTGCGGTAAATAAAGTTACTACCAACAACTGGAGGAAAGCTGAAATCCAATAGTGGCTTC
This window encodes:
- the LOC142324887 gene encoding uncharacterized protein LOC142324887, which codes for MNGPVNNTFTNEAVLLNKNIKLVTEQDNAAQMIWLLLQLTETNTSHEHQVDLVQLKEEPVDTINGDIPKDPLAIEETNSVKSKTVKVENEVVKVLDFAYIGHQLSR